One Sediminicola sp. YIK13 DNA segment encodes these proteins:
- a CDS encoding cytochrome c oxidase subunit II codes for MTALLTIAVLVLVAIAIWQMTKIFELSQIKTDNSQIANDKDNKYNGYLMFAFLIFLYGITIFSFWKYSKVLLPEAASEHGGEYDSLMITSFVIIFIVQTLTQALLHYFSYKYRGEKGKKALFYADNDRLEFIWTIIPVVVLAGLILWGLYTWTNIMDINDEDDPLIVELYAQQFNWTARYGGEDNVLGEANVRMIDIDRANVMGLDESDPNAGDDIIVKELHLPVGRKVNFKMRSQDVLHSAYMPHFRAQMNCVPGMITQFSYTPTITTEEMRLNPDVVDKVKRVNGIRAERAAQGLPNSDPWEFDYILLCNKICGKSHYNMQMKIIVESEEDYNKWMAEQQTFAATIASIQE; via the coding sequence ATGACTGCATTATTAACAATAGCTGTTTTAGTATTAGTGGCAATTGCAATTTGGCAAATGACCAAAATATTTGAATTGTCTCAGATCAAGACAGATAATTCGCAAATAGCAAACGACAAGGATAACAAGTATAATGGTTACCTTATGTTTGCGTTTTTGATATTCCTATACGGGATTACCATTTTTAGTTTCTGGAAATATAGCAAAGTATTGCTTCCTGAAGCTGCATCTGAACACGGTGGGGAATACGATAGTTTGATGATAACATCATTTGTTATTATTTTTATCGTTCAAACGTTGACACAGGCTTTACTGCATTACTTCTCGTACAAGTATAGAGGTGAAAAAGGTAAAAAGGCCTTGTTTTATGCTGATAATGATCGCTTGGAGTTCATTTGGACCATCATCCCAGTAGTGGTTTTGGCCGGATTGATTCTTTGGGGACTTTATACATGGACCAACATCATGGATATCAATGATGAGGATGATCCGTTGATCGTTGAATTATATGCGCAACAGTTTAACTGGACAGCGAGATATGGTGGAGAGGACAATGTTCTTGGTGAGGCCAACGTAAGGATGATAGATATAGATAGAGCCAATGTAATGGGATTGGATGAATCCGATCCAAATGCCGGTGATGATATTATTGTTAAGGAATTACATTTGCCTGTAGGTAGAAAGGTGAACTTTAAAATGAGGTCTCAGGATGTACTGCATTCTGCATATATGCCACACTTTAGAGCTCAAATGAACTGTGTTCCAGGTATGATTACACAATTTTCCTATACTCCTACCATTACAACAGAAGAAATGCGTCTAAATCCAGACGTAGTGGATAAGGTGAAAAGAGTAAATGGTATCAGGGCTGAAAGAGCGGCCCAAGGTTTGCCCAACTCTGATCCTTGGGAATTTGATTATATATTGCTATGTAATAAGATTTGTGGAAAATCACATTACAACATGCAAATGAAGATTATTGTAGAATCTGAAGAGGATTACAACAAATGGATGGCTGAACAGCAGACATTTGCGGCTACAATTGCTTCAATCCAGGAATAA
- the ruvB gene encoding Holliday junction branch migration DNA helicase RuvB, which produces MNENLDPTADNLSNEEFDIERALRPISFDDFTGQEQVLENLKIFVQAANLRGEALDHTLFHGPPGLGKTTLAHILANELGVGIKMTSGPVLDKPGDLAGLLTNLDERDVLFIDEIHRLSPIVEEYLYSAMEDYKIDIMIESGPNARSVQINLNPFTLIGATTRSGLLTAPMRARFGIQSRLQYYSTELLSTIVERSAEILKTPITQEAAIEIAGRSRGTPRICNALLRRVRDFAQIKGNGKIDMEISRFGLKALHVDAHGLDEMDNKILTTIIDKFKGGPVGITTLATAVSESAETIEEVYEPFLIQQGFIMRTPRGREVTELAYKHLGRIKGNVQGGLF; this is translated from the coding sequence ATGAATGAGAACCTAGATCCAACGGCTGATAATCTTTCCAACGAAGAATTTGATATTGAAAGGGCCTTGCGCCCCATTTCCTTTGACGATTTTACGGGTCAGGAACAAGTTCTTGAAAACTTAAAGATTTTTGTTCAGGCCGCCAATTTAAGAGGGGAGGCGCTGGACCATACCTTGTTTCATGGTCCTCCTGGTTTAGGGAAGACCACCTTAGCCCACATTTTGGCCAATGAGCTTGGGGTAGGTATAAAAATGACTTCAGGCCCCGTGCTGGACAAGCCAGGGGATTTAGCAGGCTTGTTGACCAATTTGGATGAAAGAGATGTTCTCTTTATAGATGAGATACACAGGTTAAGTCCGATCGTGGAGGAATATTTGTATTCCGCCATGGAAGATTATAAGATAGATATTATGATAGAATCTGGGCCAAATGCCCGATCTGTACAAATCAATCTGAATCCTTTTACCCTTATAGGAGCTACCACCCGTTCAGGTTTACTGACAGCGCCCATGCGCGCCCGTTTTGGAATTCAGAGTAGATTACAATATTATTCCACGGAACTGCTTTCTACTATCGTGGAACGCAGTGCAGAAATATTAAAGACCCCAATCACCCAAGAAGCCGCTATTGAAATAGCTGGAAGGAGCAGGGGGACCCCTAGAATTTGCAACGCCCTATTAAGGAGGGTGAGGGATTTTGCCCAAATTAAGGGTAATGGAAAGATAGACATGGAAATTTCGCGCTTTGGGCTAAAGGCATTACATGTGGATGCCCATGGTTTGGATGAAATGGACAACAAAATATTGACGACCATTATAGATAAATTTAAAGGAGGTCCCGTAGGGATCACCACCCTGGCAACAGCAGTTTCGGAAAGTGCAGAAACCATAGAAGAGGTATATGAGCCTTTCTTGATTCAACAGGGTTTTATCATGCGTACCCCTAGAGGTAGGGAAGTTACAGAATTGGCCTATAAACATTTGGGAAGAATCAAAGGGAATGTCCAAGGCGGACTTTTTTAA
- a CDS encoding GIN domain-containing protein codes for MMKKLTVFLLLLIHVGVVAQRKPKIKGNRSVAEVKEELSAFNAIELKDDLEIELVRAPMEGYKVVADDNLMDVLKFKVEDSTLYISSFYKIQSRKKLEITVYYTDLVRLVQQDGKMVSKESIATDILDIQVLKSARMEVNASAALVRVQMEEKSSGDFNFAADSLHVNMKDRADARIYSVGQSSFIELSSNASASMEGSVDMVQIEAIDNTDLKAERYEAKTVKAKLENATSAYLRALDELELTTSGSSKTYIYSNPKITILEFLDTSELIKRKD; via the coding sequence ATGATGAAGAAATTAACTGTATTTCTGTTGCTCTTGATTCACGTAGGTGTTGTGGCACAGAGAAAACCGAAAATAAAGGGCAATAGGAGCGTTGCCGAGGTAAAGGAGGAATTATCGGCATTTAATGCCATAGAGCTAAAGGACGATTTGGAAATTGAATTGGTGAGAGCCCCAATGGAAGGCTACAAAGTTGTGGCAGACGATAATCTCATGGATGTTCTGAAGTTTAAAGTGGAGGATAGTACCCTTTACATTTCTTCTTTTTACAAGATACAATCCAGAAAGAAATTGGAGATTACCGTGTATTACACAGATTTGGTGCGGCTTGTTCAACAAGATGGGAAAATGGTGTCCAAAGAATCTATTGCAACTGATATTTTGGATATTCAAGTATTGAAATCTGCAAGGATGGAAGTCAATGCAAGCGCTGCATTGGTGCGTGTACAAATGGAGGAGAAAAGTTCAGGGGACTTCAATTTCGCAGCGGACTCCCTACATGTGAATATGAAGGATAGGGCAGATGCCAGAATTTATTCAGTGGGCCAATCTAGTTTTATAGAATTGTCTTCTAATGCTTCGGCTAGTATGGAAGGCTCGGTAGATATGGTACAAATAGAAGCCATTGATAATACCGACCTCAAAGCAGAGCGATATGAAGCAAAAACCGTTAAGGCTAAATTGGAAAACGCAACGAGTGCCTATTTAAGGGCTTTGGATGAGTTGGAACTGACTACCAGCGGTTCTTCCAAGACCTATATCTATAGCAATCCCAAGATAACTATTTTGGAGTTTTTGGATACTTCTGAGTTAATCAAAAGAAAGGACTAG
- a CDS encoding MFS transporter, translating into MDKILTMIKKPKLSFWQIFNMNVGFLGIQYSFGLQQTAINPIFLFLGASEEMLPILNIAGPVTGLIIQPIIGAMSDKTWSPKWGRRKPYFLIGAIIGSLCLFAFPSSPALWFAVGLLWILDVGNNMAMEPYRAFVGDKLPEKQLSLGYQMQSLFVGAGILLAMGSIVLFQYIFGADTVETAGKIPKWIYYSFYIGGMLSITTILWSVFKTPEIPPTAEELAEINETREKPIGQRIAKPFAEIVSAIREMPLFMWKLGAVYLFQWYALFVYWQYITPLFMLTMDYGISEAASQSAQMSLTYNIVTMIVALALVPLTLKFGGKKVYSLSLVGVALALFSIPFIGDPKLVLVPMVLFGIGWAAMMGIPYTMVSKVVPQERRGVYMGILNMMIVIPMGIETLTFGPIYKYLLGGNAVNAILFAGVFFIIAAVLALRLNVSRAKESVEA; encoded by the coding sequence ATGGATAAGATTTTGACAATGATAAAAAAGCCGAAATTGAGTTTTTGGCAGATCTTTAATATGAATGTTGGTTTTTTGGGTATCCAGTACAGCTTTGGATTGCAACAAACCGCAATTAACCCCATATTTCTATTTCTGGGCGCATCGGAAGAAATGCTTCCTATTTTGAATATTGCAGGACCGGTAACTGGATTAATCATTCAGCCTATTATTGGTGCCATGTCCGATAAGACATGGTCTCCAAAATGGGGTCGGCGTAAGCCCTACTTTTTGATCGGTGCCATTATTGGCAGTTTGTGCTTGTTCGCATTTCCATCTAGTCCGGCCTTATGGTTCGCAGTAGGGCTATTATGGATATTGGACGTGGGTAACAATATGGCCATGGAACCATACCGTGCTTTTGTCGGTGATAAATTACCGGAAAAGCAATTGAGTCTTGGCTATCAAATGCAAAGTCTTTTTGTGGGTGCCGGAATTCTTTTGGCCATGGGATCAATTGTACTGTTCCAGTATATCTTCGGGGCCGATACCGTTGAAACTGCAGGAAAGATTCCTAAATGGATTTATTATTCGTTTTATATAGGAGGCATGCTCTCCATTACGACTATATTATGGTCTGTATTTAAAACTCCTGAAATTCCACCGACTGCGGAAGAATTGGCTGAAATCAATGAAACCAGGGAAAAGCCAATAGGCCAACGCATAGCAAAACCTTTTGCGGAAATTGTAAGCGCTATAAGGGAGATGCCGCTGTTCATGTGGAAGCTAGGTGCAGTCTATCTTTTTCAATGGTACGCGTTATTCGTATACTGGCAGTACATAACTCCTCTCTTCATGCTCACCATGGATTATGGGATCTCTGAAGCTGCCTCGCAATCGGCCCAAATGAGTTTGACTTATAACATTGTCACCATGATCGTCGCCTTGGCATTGGTCCCTTTGACTTTGAAATTTGGGGGTAAAAAAGTGTACTCCTTAAGTTTAGTGGGTGTGGCCTTGGCACTATTCTCCATTCCTTTCATTGGTGATCCAAAATTGGTGCTTGTTCCAATGGTATTGTTTGGTATTGGATGGGCCGCTATGATGGGCATACCATATACCATGGTCTCCAAAGTGGTTCCACAAGAAAGACGTGGGGTTTATATGGGTATTTTGAACATGATGATTGTTATTCCCATGGGAATTGAAACGTTGACATTTGGTCCCATCTATAAATATCTCTTGGGCGGAAATGCTGTTAACGCTATCCTTTTTGCTGGGGTGTTTTTTATAATTGCCGCAGTGCTGGCGCTGAGATTAAACGTTTCACGAGCCAAAGAATCCGTTGAGGCATAA
- a CDS encoding NADP-dependent malic enzyme, producing the protein MSKEKRRREALVYHAKPQPGKIKIVPTKPYATQRDLGLAYSPGVAEPCLEIAKDKDNVYKYTAKGNIVAVISNGTAVLGLGDIGPEASKPVMEGKCLLFKIFADIDGIDIEIDTKDVDKFVETVKMIAPTFGGINLEDIKAPEAFEIERRLKEELDIPVMHDDQHGTAIISAAALLNALEITKKKIEDVRIVISGAGAAAVSCTKLYKAFGASGKNIVMLDSKGVIRSDRDNLTGEKLEFATDRKIDTLEEAMVDADVFVGLSIANIVSPEMLLSMANNPIVFAMANPDPEIAYEIAYKTREDIIMATGRSDHPNQVNNVLGFPFIFRGALDVRATKINEEMKMAAVKALAELTKEPVPEQVNIAYGETRLTFGKDYIIPKPFDPRLISEIPPAVARAAMESGVAKMPIEDWDKYREELLQRSGNDNKVVRLLHNRAKSNPKKIVFAEADHLDVLKAAQISYDEGIAIPILLGRKEVILELKKELEFDADVPIIDPNSDESSATKDKYALKYCESRNRSGVSLYGARIKMRERNYFGAMMVREGDADGMISGYSRAYPTVVKPIFEVIGKASDVKKVATVNIMITDRGPLFLADTAINIDPNGEELAEIAKMTANVAKTFGFQPVMAMLSYANFGSSNHTHAAKVKQAVKILHESNPDLVVDGEVQIDFALNKELHQSKFPFSKLAGKNVNTLVFPNLESANITYKLLKELNKADSIGPIMVGLSKSVHIMQLGASVDEIVNMSAVAVVDAQERERRKKAKSEAK; encoded by the coding sequence ATGAGCAAAGAAAAAAGGAGAAGGGAAGCTTTGGTCTATCACGCCAAGCCACAACCTGGAAAGATAAAGATTGTTCCTACGAAACCTTATGCGACACAGCGGGATTTAGGTCTTGCATATTCCCCTGGTGTGGCGGAACCTTGCTTGGAAATTGCAAAGGATAAGGATAACGTTTATAAATATACAGCCAAAGGAAATATAGTTGCGGTCATTTCAAATGGAACCGCGGTTTTGGGATTGGGTGATATAGGGCCAGAGGCCTCCAAGCCAGTAATGGAAGGTAAATGTCTTCTTTTCAAGATTTTCGCGGATATCGATGGTATAGATATTGAGATTGATACCAAGGACGTGGACAAATTTGTAGAGACTGTTAAGATGATAGCCCCAACTTTTGGCGGAATCAATCTTGAGGATATCAAGGCTCCCGAAGCCTTTGAAATTGAAAGAAGGCTAAAGGAAGAACTGGATATTCCTGTAATGCACGATGATCAGCACGGAACAGCAATAATTTCTGCTGCCGCTTTACTAAACGCTCTTGAGATTACCAAAAAGAAAATAGAGGACGTACGTATCGTCATCAGTGGTGCCGGTGCTGCGGCCGTTTCCTGTACCAAATTGTACAAGGCCTTCGGAGCCAGTGGTAAGAATATTGTAATGCTCGATAGCAAAGGGGTAATCCGAAGTGATAGGGATAACCTCACAGGGGAGAAACTTGAATTTGCGACCGACAGAAAGATTGACACCTTGGAGGAAGCGATGGTAGATGCCGATGTTTTTGTAGGTCTTTCCATTGCCAATATCGTAAGTCCAGAGATGTTGTTGTCCATGGCCAATAACCCTATCGTTTTTGCAATGGCCAATCCAGATCCTGAGATTGCCTATGAAATAGCATACAAGACGAGGGAAGATATCATCATGGCCACAGGAAGGTCAGATCATCCTAACCAAGTGAACAATGTGCTTGGATTCCCATTTATTTTTAGAGGGGCGTTAGATGTTAGGGCCACCAAGATCAATGAGGAAATGAAAATGGCGGCAGTTAAGGCATTGGCCGAACTTACCAAAGAGCCTGTTCCAGAACAGGTGAATATTGCTTATGGTGAAACTAGGCTGACCTTCGGGAAGGATTATATTATCCCTAAGCCATTTGACCCAAGACTTATATCAGAAATCCCACCAGCAGTAGCAAGGGCAGCCATGGAGAGTGGTGTGGCCAAAATGCCAATTGAAGATTGGGATAAATATAGGGAAGAACTCTTGCAACGATCCGGAAATGATAATAAGGTGGTTCGTTTGCTACATAATAGGGCAAAATCCAATCCGAAGAAGATCGTATTTGCCGAGGCAGATCATTTGGATGTATTAAAAGCAGCGCAGATCAGCTATGACGAGGGGATCGCCATACCTATCTTATTGGGTAGAAAAGAGGTTATCCTGGAGCTTAAAAAAGAGCTGGAATTTGATGCAGACGTGCCTATTATAGATCCCAATAGCGATGAATCCAGTGCTACCAAAGATAAATATGCACTAAAATATTGCGAATCAAGGAATAGAAGTGGCGTAAGCCTATACGGAGCTCGCATAAAAATGCGGGAGCGTAATTACTTTGGCGCGATGATGGTGAGGGAAGGGGATGCGGATGGTATGATCTCTGGATACTCAAGGGCCTATCCAACCGTGGTAAAGCCCATTTTTGAAGTTATTGGTAAGGCATCGGACGTGAAGAAAGTTGCTACCGTGAACATTATGATCACAGATCGTGGACCTTTGTTTTTAGCCGATACCGCCATTAATATAGATCCTAATGGGGAAGAATTGGCAGAGATAGCCAAGATGACCGCCAACGTTGCAAAAACATTCGGATTTCAGCCTGTGATGGCCATGTTGTCCTATGCCAACTTTGGTTCTTCCAACCATACCCATGCAGCAAAGGTAAAGCAAGCGGTCAAGATTTTGCATGAATCAAATCCTGATTTGGTGGTAGATGGAGAAGTACAGATCGATTTTGCCCTGAACAAGGAATTGCACCAAAGCAAGTTTCCATTTTCCAAACTGGCAGGGAAGAACGTCAATACCCTGGTATTTCCTAACTTGGAATCGGCGAACATTACTTATAAACTCCTGAAGGAATTGAATAAGGCAGATTCTATAGGCCCAATAATGGTAGGGTTGAGTAAATCTGTCCATATCATGCAATTGGGGGCCAGCGTTGATGAAATTGTCAACATGTCCGCCGTAGCCGTTGTGGATGCGCAAGAAAGAGAAAGAAGAAAAAAAGCAAAATCTGAGGCTAAATAA
- a CDS encoding cytochrome c oxidase subunit I: MSATAHAQAHVEDHADDHGHHHKETFITKYIFSQDHKMIAKQYLITGLIMGFIGIAMSLLFRMQLAWPGESFPIFEALLGKWAPGGVMDADVYLALVTIHGTIMVFFVLTAGLSGTFSNLLIPLQIGARDMASGLLNMISYWLFFLSSVIMIGSLFLESGPAAAGWTVYPPLSALPMAQPGSGMGMTMWLTSMAIFIASSLLGSLNYIVTVINLRTKGMSMTRLPLTIWAFFVTAVIGVISFPVLFSAALLLIMDRSFGTSFFLSDIFIQGEVLHYQGGSPVLYEHLFWFLGHPEVYIVLLPALGITSEVMSTNARKPIFGYRAMVASILAIAFLSTIVWGHHMFISGMNPFLGSVFTFTTLLIAIPSAVKAFNYITTLWKGNLQLNPAMLFSIGLVSTFISGGLTGIILGDSTLDINVHDTYFVVAHFHLVMGISALYGLFAGVYHWFPKMFGKMMNKNLGYVHFWITAICAYGVFFPMHFVGMAGVPRRYYQNTAFPMFDDLTDVQILITTFALIAGAAQIVFLYNFIHSIFYGKKAVQNPWQSNTMEWTTPVEHLHGNWPGKIPEVHRWAYDYSKTYENGEYIIPGQDFVPQTTPLQENEEEMNH; the protein is encoded by the coding sequence ATGTCTGCAACAGCACACGCACAAGCACATGTAGAGGATCACGCAGATGATCATGGGCATCATCATAAAGAAACCTTTATTACTAAATATATATTTAGTCAAGATCATAAGATGATTGCAAAGCAGTATTTGATTACTGGTTTGATTATGGGATTTATCGGTATCGCAATGTCCTTATTGTTTAGGATGCAATTGGCTTGGCCCGGTGAATCTTTCCCAATCTTTGAAGCATTATTGGGTAAATGGGCACCTGGAGGAGTAATGGATGCTGATGTCTATTTGGCGTTGGTGACCATCCACGGAACCATCATGGTATTTTTCGTTTTAACGGCGGGCCTAAGTGGTACGTTTAGTAACTTATTGATTCCCTTGCAGATTGGTGCGAGAGATATGGCCTCTGGTCTTTTGAATATGATTTCGTATTGGTTGTTCTTCTTGTCTTCGGTGATAATGATCGGCTCCCTATTTTTGGAATCAGGACCGGCAGCTGCGGGGTGGACGGTTTATCCTCCCTTATCCGCTTTGCCAATGGCACAGCCAGGATCTGGAATGGGAATGACCATGTGGTTAACTTCCATGGCGATTTTTATTGCTTCCTCTTTACTTGGATCTCTAAACTATATCGTTACGGTGATAAACTTGCGTACCAAAGGGATGTCCATGACAAGATTACCATTGACAATCTGGGCGTTCTTCGTAACGGCAGTTATCGGGGTGATATCTTTCCCGGTATTATTTTCAGCAGCCTTGTTGCTGATCATGGATAGAAGTTTTGGAACATCATTTTTCCTTTCGGATATATTTATCCAAGGAGAAGTGTTGCACTACCAAGGTGGTTCCCCTGTATTATACGAACATTTGTTCTGGTTCTTGGGTCACCCTGAAGTGTATATTGTTCTGTTGCCTGCCTTGGGGATCACTTCCGAAGTGATGTCTACCAATGCACGTAAGCCTATCTTTGGATATAGGGCAATGGTTGCTTCTATTTTGGCCATTGCGTTCTTATCAACTATTGTATGGGGTCATCATATGTTTATTTCAGGAATGAACCCGTTCCTTGGATCGGTATTTACATTTACAACCCTATTGATTGCGATACCATCAGCGGTAAAGGCTTTCAACTATATAACCACCTTGTGGAAGGGTAACCTTCAACTAAACCCCGCCATGCTATTTTCAATTGGCTTGGTTTCCACGTTTATCAGTGGAGGTTTAACAGGAATTATTCTTGGTGATAGTACGTTGGATATTAACGTTCACGACACGTATTTTGTAGTAGCTCACTTCCACTTGGTAATGGGTATCTCTGCACTTTATGGTCTGTTCGCTGGTGTATATCACTGGTTCCCAAAGATGTTTGGAAAAATGATGAACAAAAACCTAGGATATGTTCATTTCTGGATCACTGCAATTTGTGCCTATGGGGTATTCTTCCCAATGCACTTTGTGGGGATGGCCGGTGTTCCAAGACGTTACTATCAAAATACGGCATTCCCAATGTTTGACGATCTTACCGATGTTCAAATATTGATCACTACGTTCGCACTTATCGCAGGTGCGGCTCAGATCGTTTTCTTGTACAACTTTATACACAGTATATTCTACGGTAAGAAAGCTGTACAGAACCCATGGCAATCTAACACCATGGAATGGACTACTCCTGTAGAGCACTTACACGGTAACTGGCCAGGAAAAATCCCGGAAGTACACCGTTGGGCTTATGATTACAGTAAGACCTATGAAAATGGGGAATACATAATACCTGGACAGGATTTCGTTCCACAAACGACCCCGTTGCAGGAGAATGAAGAAGAAATGAACCACTAA
- the queG gene encoding tRNA epoxyqueuosine(34) reductase QueG: MGTIQKHTELIKAEAKRLGFLSCGISKAEFLEEEAPRLEQWLNKNMHGEMGYMENHFDKRLDPRLLVDGAKSVISLLLNYYPQKEQNDDSYKLSKYAYGQDYHHVIKTKLKSLQEFITQEIGEVNGRAFVDSAPVLDKAWAAKSGLGWIGKHSNLLTQQVGSFYFIAELIVDLDLEYDSKVTDHCGTCTACLDACPTQAIVEPYVVDGSKCISYLTIELKNQIPSDFKGKMDDWMFGCDVCQDVCPWNRFSKSHNEPLFNPHPDLLSMTKKDWEEITEDVFKKVFQKSAVKRTKFSGLTRNIDFLK; encoded by the coding sequence TTGGGCACCATTCAGAAACATACCGAACTTATAAAGGCCGAAGCCAAAAGGCTTGGTTTCTTGTCATGCGGCATATCAAAAGCCGAATTTTTGGAAGAGGAGGCGCCCAGATTGGAACAATGGCTCAATAAGAATATGCATGGCGAAATGGGGTATATGGAAAACCATTTCGATAAACGTTTAGACCCGAGATTACTGGTCGATGGGGCCAAATCCGTCATTTCACTGCTGCTGAATTATTATCCACAGAAAGAACAAAACGACGATAGTTATAAGCTCTCAAAATACGCCTATGGACAAGATTACCATCATGTCATAAAAACCAAACTGAAGTCGCTCCAGGAATTTATCACCCAGGAAATAGGGGAAGTGAACGGGAGGGCCTTTGTAGATTCCGCACCCGTCTTGGATAAGGCATGGGCCGCTAAGAGCGGATTGGGGTGGATTGGAAAACACAGCAATTTATTGACCCAACAAGTGGGGTCCTTTTATTTTATAGCTGAGCTGATTGTCGACTTGGATCTGGAATATGACTCAAAAGTTACGGACCACTGCGGCACTTGTACCGCTTGCTTGGATGCGTGTCCCACACAAGCCATTGTGGAGCCATATGTGGTGGATGGCAGTAAATGCATTTCCTATCTTACCATAGAATTAAAGAATCAGATACCGTCCGATTTTAAGGGGAAAATGGACGATTGGATGTTTGGCTGTGATGTTTGCCAAGATGTATGCCCCTGGAACAGGTTCTCTAAATCCCACAACGAACCCCTTTTTAATCCACATCCAGATCTATTGTCGATGACAAAAAAGGACTGGGAAGAAATTACCGAGGACGTCTTCAAAAAAGTATTTCAAAAATCAGCAGTGAAACGAACCAAATTTTCTGGTTTGACAAGGAATATTGATTTTCTGAAATAA
- a CDS encoding cytochrome P450 — protein MSRFQVLKNARRILKNPLPFHHENFEAHGDSFKVQLTTKETVLFTRNPGLIRHVLQKQHKKFEKSPLQTVDLAKYIGHGILTSNGEHWRVHRRMVQPAFHKKKLHNLMGVIREAIRFELQRIKPNTEEDVFPLMGDLAFQVVAKSLFSSTDIRDKMSQLQHITEENQRMLIKEMRQPYLRWWYKLNGKIDRHLAMAKEGQKLLLEIIEERRTAGLEKDDLLDMLLKARYEDGSPMSDEQLIDEVLILFTAGHETTANALSFTLFLLASHPEIQEQVYQEVSKVDFEDPEIDLMKGAMQLQLVKQCLEEALRLYPPAYVIDRIAIEDDSFEGISLPKGTLVLMSVYELHRYSDFWEKPSEFIPGRFNTTDKKDYSDYYYPFGAGPRMCVGNNFAMYEMILAVAEIIKKYKIKTSLEKVEINPLISLKPKCVPLLFEER, from the coding sequence GTGTCCAGGTTTCAAGTTTTAAAGAATGCAAGGAGAATCCTAAAAAATCCCTTGCCCTTTCACCACGAAAATTTTGAGGCCCATGGGGATTCCTTCAAAGTGCAATTAACAACCAAGGAAACGGTTCTTTTTACTAGAAATCCAGGGCTCATAAGGCACGTTCTGCAAAAGCAGCATAAGAAATTCGAAAAATCACCCCTTCAAACGGTGGATCTTGCCAAATATATTGGTCATGGTATCCTAACATCCAATGGAGAACATTGGCGGGTTCATAGGCGAATGGTGCAGCCGGCCTTTCACAAAAAGAAGCTGCATAATTTAATGGGGGTCATTAGGGAGGCCATACGTTTTGAACTCCAGCGGATAAAACCCAATACAGAAGAGGATGTATTTCCACTCATGGGGGACCTGGCATTTCAAGTGGTAGCAAAATCCCTTTTTAGCAGTACGGACATCAGGGACAAAATGTCCCAGTTGCAACATATTACGGAAGAGAATCAACGCATGCTGATCAAAGAGATGAGACAGCCCTATTTGCGATGGTGGTATAAGTTAAACGGCAAAATAGACCGGCACCTGGCCATGGCGAAGGAAGGTCAAAAGTTGCTTTTGGAAATCATAGAGGAAAGAAGGACTGCCGGTCTGGAAAAAGATGATCTCCTGGATATGCTCCTCAAGGCACGTTATGAAGATGGTTCGCCCATGTCTGACGAACAATTGATTGATGAGGTATTGATACTTTTTACTGCGGGCCATGAGACAACAGCAAATGCCCTCAGCTTTACTTTGTTTCTACTGGCAAGTCACCCAGAAATCCAGGAACAGGTTTATCAGGAAGTATCTAAGGTAGATTTTGAGGATCCCGAGATAGATCTCATGAAAGGTGCCATGCAGCTGCAATTGGTAAAACAGTGCTTGGAAGAGGCCCTGCGTTTGTACCCGCCGGCCTATGTGATAGATCGGATTGCCATAGAAGATGATTCTTTTGAGGGCATATCCCTGCCAAAGGGTACCTTGGTTTTAATGTCGGTTTACGAACTACACAGATATTCCGATTTTTGGGAAAAACCTTCCGAATTTATTCCCGGTCGATTCAATACTACGGATAAGAAGGATTATAGTGATTACTACTATCCTTTTGGGGCAGGGCCCAGGATGTGCGTTGGCAATAATTTTGCTATGTACGAAATGATCCTGGCAGTAGCGGAAATTATTAAAAAATACAAAATCAAAACCTCTTTGGAAAAAGTGGAAATCAATCCATTGATATCATTGAAGCCAAAGTGTGTACCTTTATTGTTTGAAGAACGATAA